Proteins found in one Solea senegalensis isolate Sse05_10M unplaced genomic scaffold, IFAPA_SoseM_1 scf7180000013646, whole genome shotgun sequence genomic segment:
- the LOC122760440 gene encoding protein lin-28 homolog B-like: MEGFRSLKEGEQVEFTYKKSSKGLESLRVTGPCGGPCSGSERRLKGKVPLQKRKPKGDRCYNCGGLDHHAKECSLPPQPKKCHYCQSVTHMVAQCPHKAPAPPTGSQDQHASTSAPIPGTGPYLCPPEEEEHSGSSPLEGSSSSPEEPHTHRGPRTQRWRKS, from the exons AGGAGGGTGAGCAGGTGGAGTTCACCTATAAGAAGTCCTCCAAGGGCCTCGAGTCTCTGCGGGTAACAGGACCCTGTGGGGGACCCTGCTCGGGCAGTGAAAGGAGACTCAAGGGGAAGGTCCCTCTCCAGAAACGCAAACCAAAGGGAGACCG CTGTTATAACTGTGGAGGTCTGGATCACCATGCCAAGGAGTGTAGCCTGCCCCCCCAGCCAAAGAAATGCCACTACTGCCAGAGTGTAACGCACATGGTGGCTCAGTGTCCCCACAAGGCGCCGGCGCCCCCCACAGGCTCTCAGGACCAACACGCGTCTACCTCGGCCCCCATCCCAGGGACCGGGCCTTACCTCTGCCccccagaggaggaggagcactcCGGCTCGTCTCCCCTGGagggctcctcctcctcgccggAGGAGCCGCACACACACCGTGGCCCCCGCACCCAGCGGTGGAGGAAGTCCTGA